A single window of Gemmatimonadota bacterium DNA harbors:
- a CDS encoding phytanoyl-CoA dioxygenase family protein: MATVDTRTHGLTAEEREAYAKDGFFIRPKAFDTYEIDALRDRIEDLVELIETSDVLPEKQKQAILKRNVGTEATSGPASLNSITRLHRFSALVRSHIRDPRRLDAVTQIVGSDLFCPNDLYFFKPPGTGRPIAWHQDSWYFRNTYVSSIGDAIEQASIGTWLALDEADEENGCLWVIPGSHRLGVVDHSQVESDEYLLQKRLTVSDEMEERAIPVEVPKGALVFFNNALFHRSTPNRSDRFRRAYIVHYMKATIQHTNTRNRQRIDEETKHWGTTEMYICGVPGSIQTTPEKESMNWDSALGRTLTEDDIRIKRK, from the coding sequence ATGGCAACAGTTGACACCAGAACACATGGCTTAACCGCGGAAGAGCGCGAGGCTTACGCAAAAGACGGATTCTTCATCCGACCAAAAGCCTTCGATACGTATGAGATCGACGCACTGCGCGACAGAATTGAAGACCTCGTAGAACTCATCGAGACCTCCGACGTATTGCCAGAAAAACAGAAACAAGCAATCCTGAAACGCAACGTCGGAACCGAAGCGACTTCTGGGCCTGCATCGTTAAACAGCATAACGCGACTTCACAGGTTCAGCGCATTAGTGCGATCCCACATCCGCGACCCGAGGCGACTGGATGCAGTCACACAGATCGTAGGATCGGATCTATTCTGTCCCAACGACCTGTACTTCTTCAAACCTCCGGGCACCGGGCGGCCCATTGCGTGGCACCAGGACTCCTGGTACTTCCGAAACACGTACGTCAGCAGCATAGGCGACGCCATAGAGCAAGCCTCCATAGGAACCTGGCTGGCGCTGGATGAGGCAGATGAAGAAAACGGATGCTTGTGGGTAATCCCCGGCAGCCACCGCCTGGGCGTAGTAGATCACAGCCAGGTCGAAAGCGATGAGTACTTATTGCAAAAAAGATTGACCGTATCCGACGAAATGGAAGAACGAGCAATACCAGTAGAAGTGCCAAAAGGCGCCCTCGTATTTTTCAACAACGCCCTGTTTCACCGCAGCACACCCAACAGATCAGACAGGTTTCGGCGGGCCTATATCGTACACTATATGAAAGCGACCATTCAGCACACCAACACCAGGAACAGGCAAAGGATAGACGAAGAGACGAAACACTGGGGCACAACTGAGATGTACATCTGCGGAGTACCCGGATCCATACAAACAACACCCGAAAAGGAAAGCATGAACTGGGACAGTGCCCTGGGACGAACATTGACAGAAGACGACATTCGGATAAAAAGGAAATAA